Proteins co-encoded in one Brassica oleracea var. oleracea cultivar TO1000 chromosome C4, BOL, whole genome shotgun sequence genomic window:
- the LOC106342262 gene encoding probable inactive receptor kinase At2g26730, with amino-acid sequence MAAISLVLTCFFSIFLLTHRVNSESLQEKQALLTFLQQIPHENRLQWNESDSACNWVGVECSSDRTSVHSLRLPATGLVGQIPSGSLGKLSQLRVLSLRSNRLSGQIPPDFSNLTHLRSLYLQNNAFSGEFPASVTQLTGLVRLDISSNNLTGPIPFSVNNLTQLTGLFLGNNRFSGNLPSITVDLTDFNVSVNNLNGSIPTSLSKFPAASFAGNVNLCGGPLKPCKSFFVSPSPSPSSPDAPLSGKKSKLSTAAIIAIAVAGAVVGLLLLALLLFLCLRKRRGGKEGGTKPAETATTRSVPSVPPAGGASSSKEVTGTSSGMGGETERNKLVFTEGGVFSFDLEDLLRASAEVLGKGSVGTSYKAVLEEGTTVVVKRLKDVAASKKEFESQMEVVGKIKHPNVVPLRAYYYSKDEKLLVFDFMPNGSLSALLHGSRGSGRTPLDWDNRMRIAITAARGLAHLHVSAKLVHGNIKASNILLHPNQDTCVSDYGLNQLFSNSSPPNRLAGYHAPEVLETRKVTFKSDVYSFGVLLLELLTGKSPNQASLGEEGIDLPRWVLSVVREEWTAEVFDVELMRYHNIEEEMVQLLQIAMACVSTVPDQRPVMQEVLRMIEDVNRSETTDEGLRQSSDDPSKGSEGQTPPGESRTPPRSVTP; translated from the exons ATGGCAGCCATTTCATTGGTTTTAACCTGTTTCTTCTCGATCTTTCTGTTGACTCATCGAGTCAACTCAGAGTCACTCCAAGAGAAACAAGCACTCCTCACTTTCCTCCAACAGATCCCCCACGAGAACCGTCTCCAATGGAACGAGTCGGACTCGGCCTGCAACTGGGTCGGAGTCGAATGCAGCTCGGACAGAACTTCTGTCCACTCACTCCGGTTACCTGCCACCGGTTTAGTCGGTCAGATCCCATCCGGATCGTTAGGCAAACTGAGTCAGCTCCGAGTTCTGAGTCTCCGTTCCAACCGTCTCTCCGGTCAGATCCCTCCGGACTTCTCGAATCTCACTCACCTCCGGAGCTTATACCTACAGAACAACGCATTCTCCGGCGAGTTCCCGGCGAGCGTCACGCAGTTAACCGGATTGGTCCGTCTCGATATCTCTTCCAACAACTTAACCGGACCGATTCCTTTCTCGGTCAACAACCTCACTCAGTTGACTGGTCTCTTCCTAGGAAACAATCGATTCTCAGGGAACCTCCCGAGCATAACCGTCGATTTAACGGACTTCAACGTCTCCGTTAACAACCTTAACGGATCGATTCCAACGTCGTTATCTAAATTCCCAGCCGCGTCGTTCGCTGGAAACGTGAATCTGTGCGGCGGTCCGTTGAAGCCTTGCAAGTCCTTCTTCGTCTCTCCGTCGCCGTCTCCCTCGTCGCCGGATGCTCCGTTATCCGGGAAGAAATCTAAACTCTCCACGGCGGCGATTATCGCGATCGCCGTCGCGGGGGCGGTGGTGGGGCTTCTCCTTTTAGCTCTCCTCTTGTTCCTCTGCTTGAGAAAACGACGAGGGGGGAAGGAGGGTGGGACGAAACCGGCGGAGACGGCGACAACGAGAAGCGTCCCTTCAGTACCTCCGGCGGGAGGAGCTTCGTCGTCGAAGGAAGTCACGGGGACGTCGTCGGGGATGGGGGGAGAGACGGAGAGGAACAAGCTTGTTTTCACGGAGGGAGGAGTGTTTAGTTTCGATTTGGAAGATTTGCTGAGAGCTTCGGCGGAGGTTTTGGGTAAAGGAAGCGTTGGGACGTCGTACAAGGCGGTGTTGGAGGAAGGTACGACGGTGGTTGTGAAAAGGTTGAAGGACGTGGCGGCGAGCAAGAAAGAGTTTGAATCGCAGATGGAGGTTGTTGGTAAAATCAAACACCCGAACGTTGTTCCGTTGAGAGCTTATTATTACTCCAAAGATGAGAAGCTTCTTGTCTTCGATTTCATGCCCAATGGAAGCTTGTCTGCTCTTCTCCACG GGAGCCGTGGCTCGGGACGAACACCGTTAGATTGGGATAACCGTATGAGAATAGCAATAACAGCGGCAAGAGGTTTGGCTCATCTTCACGTTTCAGCCAAATTGGTGCATGGGAACATCAAAGCCTCAAACATACTCCTACACCCAAACCAAGACACATGCGTCTCTGACTACGGACTTAATCAGCTCTTCAGCAACTCCAGTCCGCCAAACCGTTTGGCTGGTTATCATGCTCCCGAAGTTCTCGAGACTCGTAAAGTAACTTTCAAATCCGACGTGTACAGTTTCGGGGTGTTGCTGCTTGAACTCCTGACCGGTAAATCGCCAAACCAGGCATCGCTTGGCGAAGAAGGAATCGATCTACCTCGGTGGGTGCTTTCCGTGGTTAGAGAGGAATGGACCGCCGAAGTTTTCGATGTCGAGCTGATGCGATACCACAACATAGAGGAAGAGATGGTTCAGCTTCTTCAAATCGCAATGGCGTGTGTCTCCACGGTTCCTGATCAACGACCGGTGATGCAAGAAGTGCTGAGAATGATTGAGGATGTGAACAGAAGTGAGACTACCGATGAAGGGTTAAGACAATCGTCTGATGACCCGTCAAAAGGATCGGAGGGTCAGACTCCTCCAGGGGAGTCAAGGACACCGCCACGTTCTGTCACGCCTTAG